A region of the Rhodospirillales bacterium genome:
AAGTGGTGGAGGCCGTCGAAGCGGCCTACGGCGGGCTCCAGGTCGGCACAGTGTTCCGCGACGGCATCCCGGTACCCGTGACGCTTGTGTTCGAAGCGACTGACCGTGCCAATCCGTTCGCATTGGGTGACCTCATGGTGCGACGCCTCGACGGGATCCTGGAGCCGCTGAGCGCGTTCTCAGACGTCCGTATGGGACGGGGCCGTTACACCATTCTCCGCGACGGGGGCCGCCGGTTGCAGGTGGTTACCGCGCACATGGCGGACGCGGACGTGGAAACGGTGGTACGGCGCGTCGAGGCGGCGCTCGTCGAGGCGGACGTTCTTCCCAGGGGCGTGTACTTCGATTTGGCGGGAACGGCACTGGAGCAGCGCCGCTCGCGGTCAGAGCTGGTGTTTGCCGCGCTGCTGGCCGGAATCGGCATCATGGTGCTGGCCAGAATTGCGCTGGGACGGGGGCGGGCGCTCTTGCTGGTCCTCGCCAACCTGCCGTTCGCGCTGGTGGGTGGTGTGGTCGCGGCCTATCTGACGGGCGGCGTGGTGTCGCTTGGCTCCCTGGTGGGTTTCGTCACGCTGTTCGGGATCACGTTGCGCAATTCGATCATGCTGGTTTCGCACTATCGGCATCTCGTGGTGGTCGAGGGCGCCCCCTGGACGATCGATACCGTGGTGCGCGGCGCGTCGGAACGTCTCCCGTCAATTCTCATGACGGCACTCGTGACGGCGCTGGCGATGCTTCCAATCGCGTTCGATGCGGACAATCCTGGTCACGAGATCATGGGGCCAATGGCGGCAATCATCATCGGCGGGCTGGCGTCGTCCACGCTGCTGAACCTGCTGGTCCTGCCGCTGATCATGCAGTTGTTCGGGAGCTTTGAAGCCGAGCGCCGGGAGGCGGAGGCGCTCTCCGCAAGCCAGGCAGCTTACGAGGGTTGAGGCCAGCGCGGCGGCGCCCGGCCGGAGCCTGGGCCCCGGCAGTGCCTCAACCGCGGTGGTCACGGCGGCAGAAACAGCGTTTCACCGTCATCCGCTGGTTTCCGATGGGCAACGGCGTGCCTGCCGGAACGACGGCTTCCCGCCACATCATAAAACTTCTTCCACCTGCCTGCGTCGTCACGCGGTAGTCATGTGGCCCAGAGCGTCATCCAGCGTCCTGGTTTCCGCCAGTGCCCGGCGCCACCGTCGCGCCTTGGGTTGGTCTCGGTATAGCCCCACCAGCGGCCGGGCAACCCGGTGAAAGGGCTCTCCATCGGCCAGAACGCGGTCCACATACGGGGCGTGGGCGCGGAGGGCTCCCTCCCTTGTTGGGGGCAAGGAGGAAGCAACCCCGAATACGCGCTGATCGGCTTCGGTGAACTGCCAAGGATGCTCCCAGGCCGCCCGCCCGATCATGGCGCCGCCCAATCCCTGGGCGAGAAATTGGTTGGCTTCGGCGAGCGACCGGATTCCACCGTTGATGATGATGTCGAGGTCTGGCCGCTTTCGGGCCAGACGATGGACTCGGGCGTAGTCGAGCGGCGGGACCGAACGGTTCTGTTTCGGGCTCAGTCCCTTTAGCCAGGCTGAGCGAGCGTGAACGATGAAGGTCTTGCATCCGGCTTCGGCAACCGCGCCGACGAAATCGTCCAGAAACGCGTCGCTGCGCTGGGCATCGAGGCCGATTCGGGCCTTGACCGTGACCGGAAGACTCGTGTTTTCCACCATCGCCCGAACGCATTCGGCCGTGTGGGCCGGGGTCCGCATCAGGACGATGCCAAAGCCTCCGTGCTGGACGGAATGGCTCGGGCAACCGCAATTCAGGTTGATCTCGCGGTAACCGTAGGCTTCGCCGTAACCGGCAGCCTCTGCCAGGCCAGAGGGGTCGGCGCCCCCCACCTGCAGCGCGACCGGCTGTTCGCGCGGATCAAACCGGAGGCTCCGCTCCCGCGGTCCTTCCAGGATGGCACCGAGCGGAATCATTTCGGTGTAGAGCAGGGTGTGCCGGGTCAGCAGACGCATGAAACGCCGGAAGTGAGAGTCGGTGCGCTGCATCATGGGCGCGACCGACAGCCGTCGATCCACTG
Encoded here:
- the dusA gene encoding tRNA dihydrouridine(20/20a) synthase DusA is translated as MAESTVRSPALAAVDRRLSVAPMMQRTDSHFRRFMRLLTRHTLLYTEMIPLGAILEGPRERSLRFDPREQPVALQVGGADPSGLAEAAGYGEAYGYREINLNCGCPSHSVQHGGFGIVLMRTPAHTAECVRAMVENTSLPVTVKARIGLDAQRSDAFLDDFVGAVAEAGCKTFIVHARSAWLKGLSPKQNRSVPPLDYARVHRLARKRPDLDIIINGGIRSLAEANQFLAQGLGGAMIGRAAWEHPWQFTEADQRVFGVASSLPPTREGALRAHAPYVDRVLADGEPFHRVARPLVGLYRDQPKARRWRRALAETRTLDDALGHMTTA